The following are encoded in a window of Methanobrevibacter ruminantium M1 genomic DNA:
- a CDS encoding Ig-like domain repeat protein, whose protein sequence is MTKKNLFLISLILLIILTIGAVSAADDLSASSDLTVEDSGEAIATAPEESVLINENNGDSIADKGLSDPISNETANIAIDEKTTNDKAISEEDNSIYSKDKANVLRENETPVILTINAPNIYYGETANVTVSARYGAGPLANSSINLALDGAAGENILIFDDGIAQKNYTGLAAGNHAVVASFSGYGPYPSASASKSFEVLTPTVNIEIEANDIYYGERAYVTLHVTYGNQPFANNTIQVSLDGQSSTSFIVEDDGNIQVTYSNLALGSHTVSAYFSGYGPYPSASASKDFKVSKKETAVSLSVSNPQLDKGDELRFTPSVISNGFYVMANSYSIMVDGMSNYSYWTENGTYFLSTSSLSSGNHTLTVSYAGDASFLPSSANATFTVNSYKATLSLMMIETELYPGDDCYIFIDLYDSNTHQSIAANITVSVGNNSYLYPIRVNSSFNLPTDNLAPGVYNVTAFFDGNGLYDPETAVGTLTVLSKKETTLSLSISNPVLSIGDELRFIPSLTGDGSYIWGASYTIKVDGMGNQTCRLVNDTYFLSTSDFAIGNHALTVSYAGNGEYMPSSATGYFEVTPKKANLSLNMLSTELYPGDDCYLYIYLTDSNTHQSIAANITISVGNNSYPYPIRENSSFNLPTDNLAPGVYNVTAFYPGNDLYGPETAVETLTVMEENATIKTETYLSIIMASGDKYLGDNIPFSVSRTPSGVSLFGDNYIFSIDGVESQDIFYENFSYFIVTENLSLGNHNLTAYYPGDEMYLPSSASQNFTLISRPKSDVLLSIEANDTFIGEDATIIINMIDELGNPIDGANVYLYMDNKEFALPLVNGVAQFSYSNLSLGTYLVSALFNGTEYYNPANASASFEVLNANLTVTKDNFFQFFNNNGVLNTNATDLKFVGEFNDLGITSIKINKPVSIVGENANIINIPVIVSSDDVSLANIAFAYNGSEPIIYANNVANLEIINNAFSYKSPSDKSYAVNITKSENVTIIDNSFNVVGGNNTYGINIDAIGFEIDSNDIYVESTEYYASAININGPSSGNVLNNTINAYAPMMVYAINTDPSSGTLETSYRDNVIEGESYFAIGIYDDSETITGNEIKLTANYAIGIVALSESNIEDNKIKLDATNVGDEDVEDDEVDVQTAGIVIKNNVQVTGNNIDSSDASIAVVSGSSTINNNALNGHVTVGGDSSDNNIVNNIINTESEYAVELTTTTGNTVYNNEIHAADTVGNDAVNAENIGANTVEENNDWVNITNLILTVNDDSTEVTANLTDIWGNPISGIINVSLNGADPAECTVNETGLYVIPITQNSTVYASYINVDGSLSFDKIKVIVFNFPVEVLPNATIALTDLDGTVVANVTDLEGNAIANKLLAVTVNDIPVLGAQTDDEGIYSIDVVGNATVVVSYIDANGITVSSSIQIINNVETETGTIIIRPNATIALTNVDGTVVANVTDLDGNALANKLLTVTVNGASKLGAKTDENGIYSIDVDGNATVVVSYTDANGITVTSSINVVVNTVTETETLRPNATIGLERDGNVVIITLVDSDDNPISGADVVVYVNDIETLVDPTDSEGKTNVSFEGNATIEVIYLDDNLIAVSSSIEIINNTEVEIESETLRPNVTIGLERDGNVVIITLVDSDDNPISGADVVVYVNDIETLVDPTDSEGKTNVSFEGNATIEVIYLDDNLIAVSSSIEIINDTVEGETIIINPDATIKLHHVDNKVIVNLTDLEGHPLADKVIYVYVNYEEIEGAKTDENGLYSVDIEGNTSVIVTYVDPVGRRVTSSIDVVVNTETETETVVIRPNATIALTNVDGTVVANVTDLEGNAIANKLLTVTVNGAPKLGAQTDENGIYSVDVDGNATVVVSCTDDNGITVTSSIIVVNSTEIVEVEKIVNQTVEVEKIVYVNQTVEVPVEVEKIVYVNQTNNNTIEVEKIVYVNQTVEVPVEVEKIIYINNTVEVPVEVEKIVYVNETDNSTIGTEKIVYINQTVEKIVYVNQTVPIIPNRTATNIICDNMTTEAVATVDGRIGKYFEVTLVDADGNPLVNKPVAIGFSGKIYNRITNETGGVKLQINLGYKGSYTFAIAFLGDDDYNGSFAVANVKVTDQNAKLTASGKAYKASAKTKAVSATFKSANGNAISGKKISFTVNGKTYSATTNDKGVAKVNVSLNKKGTYTCTAKFTGNGMYKTTSTSFKVKIF, encoded by the coding sequence ATGACTAAAAAGAATCTTTTTTTAATTAGTTTAATACTACTAATTATTCTTACAATTGGTGCTGTCAGCGCAGCTGATGATTTATCTGCATCATCAGATCTGACAGTTGAAGATTCTGGAGAAGCCATAGCTACGGCTCCTGAAGAATCTGTTCTGATTAATGAAAATAATGGAGATTCGATTGCTGATAAGGGGCTTAGTGATCCTATCTCAAATGAAACTGCGAATATCGCAATAGATGAAAAGACTACAAATGATAAAGCTATTTCTGAAGAGGATAATTCCATTTATTCTAAAGACAAGGCTAATGTTCTTCGTGAAAATGAAACACCTGTTATTTTGACTATAAATGCTCCAAATATCTATTATGGTGAAACCGCTAATGTAACTGTTTCTGCAAGGTATGGGGCTGGGCCTTTAGCCAACAGTAGCATTAATCTTGCTCTTGATGGCGCAGCTGGTGAAAATATTTTAATTTTTGATGACGGTATTGCTCAAAAGAATTATACTGGTTTAGCTGCAGGCAATCATGCTGTTGTAGCATCCTTTAGCGGATATGGTCCTTATCCTTCTGCAAGTGCTTCAAAAAGCTTTGAAGTTTTAACCCCGACAGTCAATATAGAGATAGAAGCTAATGATATCTATTATGGGGAAAGAGCTTATGTCACTCTTCATGTAACCTATGGAAACCAGCCTTTTGCCAATAATACTATCCAAGTATCTCTTGATGGCCAAAGCAGTACAAGTTTTATCGTAGAGGATGATGGCAATATTCAAGTGACTTATTCCAATTTGGCTCTAGGCAGTCACACTGTTTCAGCATACTTTAGCGGATATGGTCCTTATCCATCTGCAAGCGCTTCAAAAGACTTCAAGGTTTCAAAAAAGGAAACTGCTGTATCATTGAGCGTGTCCAATCCTCAGCTTGATAAGGGTGATGAGCTTCGTTTCACTCCTAGCGTAATTTCAAACGGATTTTATGTTATGGCTAATTCCTATTCCATTATGGTTGATGGCATGAGTAATTATTCTTATTGGACTGAAAACGGCACTTATTTCCTTTCAACTTCCTCTCTTAGTAGTGGAAATCATACTCTTACTGTAAGTTATGCTGGAGATGCGAGTTTCTTGCCTTCATCTGCAAATGCCACTTTCACAGTCAATTCTTACAAGGCCACTTTATCATTAATGATGATTGAAACAGAGCTTTATCCGGGGGATGATTGTTATATTTTCATTGATCTCTATGACAGCAATACTCATCAGTCAATTGCAGCTAATATTACAGTAAGCGTTGGCAATAATTCTTATCTGTATCCTATTCGAGTGAATTCAAGCTTTAATCTTCCTACTGATAATCTTGCTCCTGGAGTTTACAATGTAACTGCATTCTTTGATGGAAATGGTCTATATGATCCTGAAACTGCAGTTGGAACCTTGACTGTTCTTTCTAAGAAGGAAACTACTTTATCATTAAGCATATCCAATCCTGTTCTTAGTATTGGGGATGAGCTTCGTTTCATTCCTAGTTTAACTGGAGATGGGTCTTACATTTGGGGTGCTTCCTATACAATTAAGGTTGATGGCATGGGCAATCAGACTTGTAGGCTTGTTAACGATACTTATTTCCTTTCAACTTCCGATTTTGCGATTGGTAATCATGCCCTTACTGTAAGTTATGCTGGAAATGGTGAATACATGCCTTCATCTGCAACCGGTTATTTCGAAGTTACTCCTAAAAAGGCCAATTTATCATTAAACATGTTATCAACAGAGCTTTATCCTGGTGATGACTGTTATCTTTACATTTATTTGACTGACAGCAATACTCATCAGTCAATTGCAGCGAATATTACAATAAGCGTTGGCAATAATTCTTATCCGTATCCTATTCGAGAGAATTCAAGCTTTAATCTTCCTACTGATAATCTTGCTCCTGGAGTTTACAATGTAACTGCATTCTATCCTGGAAATGATCTATACGGTCCTGAAACTGCAGTTGAAACCTTAACAGTTATGGAGGAAAACGCTACAATCAAAACAGAAACCTATCTAAGCATAATTATGGCTTCTGGAGATAAATATCTTGGAGACAATATACCATTCTCAGTTAGCCGAACTCCATCTGGAGTTTCACTCTTTGGAGATAATTACATCTTTAGCATTGACGGAGTTGAGTCTCAAGATATATTCTATGAGAATTTCTCCTATTTCATTGTAACTGAGAACCTTTCCCTTGGAAACCATAACCTTACAGCATATTATCCAGGAGATGAGATGTACTTGCCTTCATCTGCAAGTCAGAACTTCACACTTATCTCTAGGCCTAAATCAGATGTCTTATTAAGCATAGAGGCAAATGACACTTTCATTGGAGAGGATGCGACTATTATAATCAATATGATTGATGAATTAGGCAATCCTATTGATGGAGCTAACGTTTACCTTTATATGGATAATAAGGAATTTGCTCTTCCGTTAGTAAATGGTGTCGCTCAATTCTCCTACTCTAATTTATCATTAGGCACATATCTAGTTAGCGCATTATTTAACGGAACTGAATACTATAATCCTGCAAACGCTTCTGCAAGCTTTGAAGTTCTAAATGCAAACCTAACTGTAACCAAGGATAACTTCTTCCAATTCTTCAATAATAACGGAGTATTGAATACAAATGCAACTGACTTAAAATTTGTAGGTGAATTTAATGATTTAGGCATTACAAGCATAAAAATCAACAAGCCAGTTTCCATTGTAGGTGAAAATGCAAATATAATCAACATTCCAGTGATTGTCTCTTCAGATGACGTATCCCTTGCAAACATTGCATTTGCCTACAACGGTTCAGAGCCTATAATATATGCAAACAATGTGGCTAATCTAGAAATCATAAACAATGCATTCTCCTATAAATCCCCTTCAGATAAAAGCTATGCAGTAAACATTACAAAATCTGAAAATGTAACAATAATCGACAATTCCTTTAATGTAGTGGGTGGAAACAATACCTATGGTATTAATATAGATGCAATTGGCTTTGAAATCGATTCCAACGATATCTATGTTGAATCCACAGAGTATTATGCCTCAGCAATCAACATCAACGGTCCAAGTTCAGGAAATGTTTTAAACAACACCATTAATGCATACGCTCCTATGATGGTCTATGCAATCAATACAGACCCATCTAGCGGAACCCTTGAAACAAGCTACAGAGACAATGTAATTGAAGGAGAATCCTACTTTGCAATCGGTATTTACGACGATTCAGAAACAATCACCGGTAACGAAATCAAATTGACTGCTAACTATGCAATAGGAATTGTAGCTCTCTCTGAATCTAACATTGAAGACAATAAAATCAAGTTAGATGCTACAAATGTCGGTGACGAGGATGTTGAAGATGATGAAGTTGACGTTCAGACTGCAGGAATTGTAATCAAGAACAATGTTCAAGTTACAGGAAACAATATCGATTCAAGCGACGCATCCATTGCAGTTGTCTCAGGAAGCTCCACCATTAACAATAATGCATTGAATGGTCATGTAACCGTTGGAGGAGACAGCAGCGACAATAATATCGTAAACAATATCATCAACACAGAATCAGAATATGCAGTTGAATTGACCACAACAACCGGAAACACTGTATACAACAATGAGATCCATGCAGCTGATACTGTAGGTAACGATGCTGTAAATGCTGAAAATATAGGTGCAAACACTGTAGAGGAAAATAACGATTGGGTAAACATCACTAACTTGATATTGACAGTGAATGATGATTCAACTGAAGTCACTGCAAACCTTACTGACATTTGGGGAAATCCTATAAGCGGCATCATAAATGTTTCACTAAACGGTGCAGATCCAGCCGAATGCACAGTAAATGAAACTGGATTATATGTGATTCCAATCACCCAAAACTCAACCGTTTACGCTTCTTATATAAATGTAGACGGCAGTCTTTCCTTTGATAAGATAAAAGTAATTGTATTTAACTTCCCTGTAGAAGTTCTTCCTAATGCTACCATTGCATTGACTGACCTTGATGGCACTGTTGTTGCTAATGTGACTGACCTTGAGGGTAATGCTATAGCTAATAAATTGCTTGCAGTTACCGTTAATGATATTCCGGTTCTTGGTGCTCAAACTGATGATGAAGGTATTTATTCTATTGATGTAGTAGGCAATGCCACTGTTGTTGTAAGTTACATTGATGCTAATGGAATTACTGTTAGCAGTTCAATTCAAATAATTAACAATGTTGAAACTGAAACCGGAACCATAATTATTCGTCCTAATGCTACTATTGCATTGACTAATGTTGATGGCACTGTTGTTGCTAATGTGACTGATCTTGATGGCAATGCTTTAGCTAATAAGTTGTTAACTGTCACTGTTAATGGTGCTTCTAAGCTTGGAGCTAAAACAGATGAAAATGGTATTTATTCTATCGATGTTGATGGCAATGCCACTGTTGTTGTAAGTTACACTGATGCTAATGGAATTACTGTTACCAGTTCCATTAATGTGGTTGTTAATACAGTAACAGAGACTGAAACTTTACGTCCTAATGCTACCATTGGTTTGGAAAGGGATGGAAATGTTGTCATTATTACTTTAGTTGATTCTGATGATAATCCTATTTCTGGTGCTGATGTGGTTGTTTATGTTAATGATATTGAAACTTTAGTTGATCCTACTGATAGTGAAGGTAAAACCAACGTATCCTTTGAAGGAAACGCTACTATTGAAGTTATTTATCTTGATGATAATCTTATAGCTGTTTCTAGCTCCATTGAAATTATTAACAATACTGAAGTTGAGATTGAGAGTGAAACTTTACGTCCTAATGTTACCATTGGTTTGGAAAGGGATGGAAATGTTGTCATTATTACTTTAGTTGATTCTGATGATAATCCTATTTCTGGTGCTGATGTGGTTGTTTATGTTAATGATATTGAGACTTTAGTTGATCCTACTGATAGTGAAGGTAAAACCAACGTATCCTTTGAAGGAAACGCTACTATTGAAGTTATTTATCTTGATGATAATCTTATAGCTGTTTCTAGCTCCATTGAAATTATTAACGATACTGTTGAAGGCGAAACCATTATTATCAATCCTGACGCTACCATTAAGTTACATCATGTTGATAATAAGGTCATTGTTAATTTGACTGACCTTGAAGGTCATCCTTTAGCTGATAAGGTGATTTACGTATATGTTAATTATGAAGAGATAGAAGGTGCTAAGACTGATGAGAATGGTCTTTATTCTGTTGATATAGAAGGCAATACATCTGTTATTGTCACTTATGTCGATCCTGTTGGAAGAAGGGTTACCAGTTCCATTGATGTGGTTGTAAATACTGAAACTGAGACCGAGACTGTTGTTATTCGTCCTAATGCTACTATTGCATTGACTAATGTTGATGGCACTGTTGTTGCTAATGTGACTGATCTTGAGGGCAATGCTATAGCTAATAAATTGCTTACTGTTACTGTTAATGGTGCTCCTAAGCTTGGTGCTCAAACAGATGAAAATGGTATTTATTCTGTTGATGTAGATGGCAATGCTACTGTTGTTGTAAGTTGCACTGATGATAATGGCATAACTGTCACCAGTTCTATTATAGTTGTCAACAGCACTGAGATAGTGGAAGTTGAAAAGATAGTAAACCAAACAGTTGAAGTTGAAAAGATTGTCTATGTAAACCAGACTGTAGAGGTTCCTGTTGAGGTTGAAAAGATCGTTTATGTAAACCAAACAAATAATAACACTATTGAGGTTGAGAAGATTGTCTATGTAAACCAGACTGTAGAGGTTCCGGTTGAAGTAGAGAAGATTATTTACATCAACAATACTGTAGAGGTTCCTGTTGAAGTTGAGAAGATTGTCTATGTAAATGAAACCGACAACAGCACCATTGGAACTGAAAAGATTGTCTATATTAACCAAACTGTTGAAAAGATAGTTTATGTAAATCAAACAGTTCCTATTATTCCAAATAGAACTGCCACTAATATTATATGTGATAATATGACTACTGAGGCAGTTGCTACAGTTGACGGAAGAATAGGTAAATACTTTGAAGTGACTTTGGTGGATGCTGATGGAAACCCATTGGTCAATAAGCCAGTCGCCATTGGATTTTCAGGCAAGATCTATAACCGTATAACAAATGAGACAGGGGGCGTAAAGCTACAGATCAACCTTGGATACAAAGGTTCATACACCTTTGCCATAGCATTCCTTGGAGATGATGACTATAACGGTTCATTTGCAGTTGCAAACGTTAAGGTAACTGATCAGAATGCTAAACTTACAGCAAGTGGAAAAGCCTATAAGGCTAGCGCTAAGACTAAAGCAGTATCTGCTACCTTCAAGTCTGCAAATGGAAATGCAATAAGCGGCAAGAAGATAAGCTTCACTGTCAATGGAAAAACCTATTCAGCGACTACAAACGATAAGGGAGTCGCTAAGGTCAATGTTTCATTGAATAAAAAAGGAACTTACACTTGCACAGCCAAATTTACAGGAAATGGAATGTATAAGACAACAAGCACTAGTTTCAAAGTAAAAATATTTTAA
- a CDS encoding virulence RhuM family protein, with protein sequence MDKDSVCAKIAHTASDGKIYKTNFYNLDAMISVGYRVNSIKATRFRQWSTSVLKEYMVKGYVLDDVLLKNGTRFGKDYFDELLEKIREIRASERRAYQKVTDIFSQCSYDYNPKSEVAREFYAKIQNKLNFAITGHTAAEIISERADSEKEHMGLKTWKNSPDGKILKSDISIAKNYLSEDEIKSLNRLVNMYLDYAENQAYMHKLMGMDDWALKLDSFLEFNDFEVLDNKGHISMNEAQKIADAEFDKFRVKQDKFYQSDFDKLLEDVKRLK encoded by the coding sequence TTGGATAAGGATTCAGTATGTGCAAAAATTGCACATACTGCCAGTGATGGTAAAATCTATAAAACCAATTTTTACAATCTCGACGCCATGATTTCTGTAGGATATCGTGTAAATAGCATTAAGGCAACAAGGTTTAGGCAATGGTCCACATCTGTTTTAAAGGAATATATGGTTAAAGGATATGTCTTGGATGATGTTTTATTGAAAAATGGCACTCGCTTTGGCAAGGACTATTTTGATGAGCTCTTGGAAAAGATTCGTGAAATAAGGGCCAGCGAAAGAAGGGCATATCAAAAGGTGACTGACATATTCTCCCAGTGCAGCTATGATTACAATCCCAAATCCGAAGTTGCAAGAGAATTTTATGCTAAGATTCAAAACAAGCTTAATTTTGCAATCACCGGACATACTGCAGCAGAAATCATTAGTGAGCGAGCAGATAGTGAAAAAGAGCATATGGGTCTAAAGACATGGAAAAACTCTCCTGATGGAAAGATTCTTAAGTCTGATATATCAATTGCCAAGAATTATTTAAGCGAAGATGAGATAAAAAGCTTAAACAGATTGGTCAATATGTATTTGGACTATGCTGAAAACCAGGCTTATATGCATAAGCTAATGGGGATGGATGACTGGGCTTTAAAGCTTGATAGCTTTTTGGAGTTTAATGATTTTGAAGTTTTGGATAATAAGGGCCATATTAGCATGAATGAGGCTCAAAAGATTGCAGATGCTGAATTTGATAAGTTTAGAGTAAAACAGGATAAGTTCTATCAGTCTGACTTTGACAAATTATTGGAAGATGTTAAAAGATTAAAATAA